Proteins from a single region of Mytilus trossulus isolate FHL-02 chromosome 2, PNRI_Mtr1.1.1.hap1, whole genome shotgun sequence:
- the LOC134707715 gene encoding uncharacterized protein LOC134707715, which translates to MTVHYIFPVGCSPWLKSPEETEVNSSEISTIISDTDHLSLSLLFQAAVSYASEELDVTFICQKPLATLPKTVHGMPQPDAKTIGTVKFLYLSTEEELTEYCSSVHLKTILPDILIVSDFHHYLSDGHSSLGEHTAARLLALILDTFCYIKNKKNSSNNALLLSCNSSIKWISSVAKKINYSVLKLTENEFKESNLEWSHQDKQYSLQFVLEEQFFLKHLSVKEV; encoded by the coding sequence ATTACATTTTCCCAGTTGGTTGCAGTCCATGGTTAAAGTCTCCTGAAGAAACTGAAGTCAACAGTTCAGAAATATCAACAATTATCTCAGACACTGATCATTTAAGTTTGAGTCTTCTATTCCAAGCGGCAGTTTCCTATGCTTCAGAAGAATTAGATGTCACATTCATTTGCCAGAAACCACTTGCCACTTTGCCAAAAACTGTTCATGGGATGCCACAGCCTGATGCCAAAACCATTGGCACTGTCAAATTCTTGTATTTGTCTACAGAAGAAGAGTTGACAGAATATTGTTCGTCAGTTCATCTCAAAACTATTTTGCCAGATATCTTGATTGTGTCAGATTTTCACCATTATCTGAGTGATGGACATTCCTCACTTGGAGAACATACAGCTGCTAGATTGTTAGCACTTATCTTAGATACATTCTGTTATATTAAGAACAAAAAGAACTCCTCTAATAATGCACTGTTGTTGTCTTGTAATAGTTCTATTAAATGGATAAGTTCAGTtgctaaaaaaatcaattatagtGTTCTAAAACTGACAGAAAATGAATTTAAGGAAAGCAATTTAGAGTGGTCACATCAAGATAAACAATATTCATTGCAATTTGTGTTAGAAGAGCAATTTTTCTTGAAGCATTTATCAGTGAAAGAAGTATAA